ACCTCAGGAAGAATTTTATCGCCGTCGCTAGTCTCTATTTCGCGAAGATCCAATCTGGAGGCCCGTTAtggagctctgtcggagggggaatccattgcAGGAGTCTTCttaaaaaatgttcacggattttgtttttttttatGAATTGAAAAAAATGAGTTTGAAAAAACACAGAGAATTTGAGAAAGGTTCATCTATGTTGAAGAGAAAGTTCATTAAGTTGGGGGAaaaatcattgaatttgaaaaggaatcatcaattttggaaaaaaagtCAAAAAATGAAAACAGATCATCATATTGGAAAAAGTgcaccaatttttttaaaaaagttcttTGATTCCAAAAACTTTCACAAAGACTGAAAAAAGATcatcaatttaaaaaaaatccgtgcaatttgaaaaaagaaagaatgaagaaaataaaaaacagaaaacattgaaATCCCAGTTGGAAACGCGAAAAAATGAACAGAAAAACAAATGGGCCGCCCGCTAACTGGACTTAGTGTctcggggggtggggggtggggtgggtgggggggggggcgctcgcCCCCTTGGCTCCGCACCTGGGCCCCATGGTCGAGCGTCAGCAGCACGTGAGTCCGTGTGTACTCGAGTAATGCTACACATACAAACGAGTTACAAGGTTTTACAAAGAGAGTTAATTTGATTGGTCAATAGGTGGGGAGGCGGCCCACCCTCCCTGAAAATCAGGGAGAGGGCAAGTTTGTGATTGGTTAGTAGATAAAAAAAATCTTAGTCAGTGTGTAATTGCGTGTAATTCTTTGTATGTTTAGCATTATTATTGTGTACCCCTACAAAAACATGAGGTTGTGTGTTGCCGTGGTTGCCGACAACGAGAAATTGGAGCTCGTACACAACACATCTCACACGTCTCTTTGTTAGTAGCACGAATCAGGTAATGAGTTCTCGCACAATTTATTTTGCCTATTAATTTCTCATTTCCACTCATTGACTGGTAGAGCCCGCATACGTAGAGAGAAGTGAGATGACTTGGTTgcattttttttttttgcaatctaATCCGAGAGCTTTATTCAACAAAGGTACTCCTAGCATCATCCGCCAAAAGGCTGGTGAGTAGGAAGGATGGTCTCGAACCAGTCCAACTGTCGGTGACCACCGGTGTGCTTGCATGTTTAGCACAAAGGTGGGCAGGTACATTGGCTGATATGTTTACATGTTGAACAaggaaagaagaaaaagagaaagcTAGCTCTCCAATTTCTAAAAGTAAAGAAGCCATAACAAAAAGACTGTTATGACGAGTGTTCTAGAGATTAACTATCTTCAGGCAGTCTGTTTCCATGATCACATGTGAGAAACCGCGCAGGTTAGCAAAGATAACTCCATCACGCAAAGCCATGGTCTCTCCGATGAACGGATTCGATAACCCCAGATAGGGTTTACTCCAAGCTTCCAACAAAGCTGAGCTGGCCACGTAGGCAGTTTGGCCGATCAAAGTAGACAATACCGAGCACGGTAAgacagtgatcgtataatcaccagtactcgtatatagtgaccgtattcTTAAGGACAACGAGTAAAGTAAGCTATCGACACAAGTACAGTGATCACCAATGCATTTTACTCTTCCAAATCCCCAGAATGCCTGTTGTATCCAGAGTTCTAAACTTAGCATAGCACATGAAtactttttttttgcggaaaaGGAAATGTTTTAAAGTGTCAAAAGATTATGGCAAATATTTGACATGTACATGTATAGATATGATCTAGGCAACTAGAAATAAGCCAATACGTCGATTTGAATTTACTCATTTCACAAGTTTGTATTTTTGTGTGCAGCTCACATGGTAAGGCATTTTCTAATGAAGGTTGACAGACATGCGGTCTACTCCATGTATACGTACATGTGGGAAATTTTCAGAGTTTTGCTTGACACTTCAGAATAGGAATCTCGATGGAGTTCTGTCGGTGCAAAGTCGTTGTCTCCACGAAATGGAAAACCAAATGACAAGACTCGCTCGCATCGAAACTGAGAAGCAAGTCGTAGTTTACAACCCCCGTCACCGCAACCACGATTTTGTTTCTCGCCCAACATGCTAATAGATAAACAGAAAATGGTGGCGAAAACTAAGACCTGACGACGACCAGCTCCACCACATGTAGATGCCGAGTTGCACATGGCGCTTCAGGCCATGGCAGCATTGGAGAGCATCTCAGCTCCTGCTGCATTGACCTTTTACTACTGTTATCGGTAGTCTAGTTTAGTTGCCCTTGGCCTCGGCGTCGGGCTCCAAACGGAGGAGGACGAGCATCGGCAGCGGAGAAGAAGACGTGATGGCATCGGCGGGAGCGGAGCCGGTGGCCGCCGTTGACCACCGCGGCCGCCCGGTCTCGCGGTGCTCTTCCGGCCGGTGGCCAGCCGCGCTCTTCGTCATCGGTACGTACGATACGACACGAGGCAAATCGCAAACGTGCAGGAGCTGGTGAGCTGGTGACGGTCGAAACTGAATTCGCGGCAACGCAGGGGTGGAGGTCGCGGAGCAGTTCGCCTTCGCCGGCATCTCCGGGAACCTCATCACCTACCTGACCGGCCCGCTCGGGCAGCCgacggcggccgccgccgcggccgtcAACGCGTGGTCAGGCGTGGCCATGATGCTGCCGCTGCTCGGCGCCGCCCTGGCCGACTCCTGCATCGGCCGGTACCGCACCATCCTCTACGCCTCCCTCCTCTACATCCTGGTAGGCGAATTTCGCAGAGGAACAAAACCCCGTATTCCCAAGAAACCAGTTGGACTTCTCCCTTGAACTGTGTGCTTTCCAGGGGCTAGCCATGCTGACCATCTCGTCGTCGGTGCACGGCGGCGAGGGCACGCCACACGTGGCATCCTCGGCGACGGCGAGCCCGTCcgcggcccaggtggccttcttctACGTCTCGCTCTACCTCGTCGCCTTCGCCTACGGCGGGCAGAAGCCGTGCGTGCAGGCGTTCAGCGCCGAGCAGTTCGACGAGAACGACCCCGAGGAGCTCGCCGCCAGGGGCTCCTTCTTCAACTGGTTCTTCTTCGTCACGGACGGCAGCGTCACCGTCACCGTCCCGGCCCTGAACTACGTCCAGGACAGCGTTAGCTGGCAGCTCGGGTTCGGGATCCCGGGCGTCGCCATGGCGCTCGCCCTCGCTGTCTTCTTGCTCGGAACCAAGACCTACCGCTTCTACCCTCCGGCGAGGAATGGCGGCCTGCTTGCGCGGCTCGGCGAACCGCTTGTCGCCACGGTTCGATCCTGGCATTCATCATGGCGCTCCTCCAAGTAATCAAACTCTTGATTTCTCAGCTTCGATTCAGTCCATTCTTCTGAAACTGAACCTTGCTCGATCACTTGGTCCATTGGCACGCAGATTATCCGACGACTCACGGCCATTGCTCGATAGCTCGTCATTGCCACCCAAGGGGAGCACCGGCAATGCAGGTTCCCCTCATGAAGCGGCATCGCTGCTCAGATTGTTCCCGATATGGTCGGCATGCCTGATCTACGCCGTCGTCTACGCACAGTGGCCTACTTTCTTCACCAAGCAGGCGAGCACGCTCGACAGGAGAGTAGGCAGCCTGGTGGTGCCAGCCGCCGCCATGCAGAACCTGAGCCATGTCGCGGTCATGATCTTCCTGCCGATCTACGACCGGATCCTCGTCCCGCTGGCTAGAAAGCACACGGGGAACCCTCATGGCATCACAATGCTGCAGAGGATCGGCGCCGGGCTGGCGATTTCGATCGTCGCGATGATCGTCGCCGCGCTGGTGGAGATGAAGAGGCTCGGGATAGCAGCAGATCATGGCATCCTGGATGAGCCTGATGCCGTTGTTCCTATGAGCTTGCTGTGGGTGGTTCCCCAGTTCCTCCTGGCAGGCTTGACCAGCGTGTTTGCGTATGTTGGCCTGCTGGAGTTCTTCTACGACCAGGTGCCGGACTCCCTCCGGAGCCTGGGCGTAGCTCTGTGCATCAGTAGCTTCCTTGTGTACGCCATTGACAGGGTGACCAGCAGCAATGGGGGGAGCTGGTTCTCCAACAACCTCAACAGGGGCCATCTTGATTCTGGCTTCTGGCTGCCCTCGGTGCCTTGGCCTTCTCTGCTTACCTGCACTTTGCAAAGGCTTATGTCGAAAAGAAAAAAGATTATTCAGTTTTGGTACAATGATGTAGAGAATGTTCAGTGTAACAATCATGACAAGTATCAAAGGAAGTTTGCTAGTACTACTGAAAATTAGCAGAAATGATTTGTTGGCATATATATGGAGGAGGAATGTTAAATTGCCTGTTTTCGATCTCCATTGTTACCCAGATGATGGTAGCAGATCAGCTCTGCATCATGGAAATGGCCAAACACATAATGTAGTAGTACAAGTGTACAGCACGAGATATGGACACACTACTCAGTACTCACAACCTCCGCAAAGCATAACAACGGCACAAAAACCATTTCACGGTGTTTAAGCACTAAAACAGAGGACGCAAGAGAATATAATTAAGCTATGGCAACATTGTTAAGGTGATTCGATGATACAAATACAACAATACAAATCGATCATCTCATGGATTTCTTTTGTTAACTGTTCCGGAGGGCCAACATTTCAATCACTCTGATGCTATCTGCTGCAGCAACTAACAAACAAACAAAACTGTTTAGGGAGGTAGGCGGGGGACATCGATCAACATGCCACAAGTGATTTCCTTCCCAGGCACgtgaggagagcaggagcgagaaaccCCCATGTGTTCCTCCAAGTGAAAAACATGACTAAGGTGTGCTCAGAGTGCTTAACATCACCCGTTTTGGTATCTTGATTTCAATTGAAAATCAGTTCTTTTGGCAGTGCTGGAGGTCTTCAATTGCATTCTTCCATTGCCAGGCACGCTGTTTTGCATCCTCAAATACAAACACCTTTTTTGGCTGTAAGAGAACTCAGTTAGGCGTAACAAAATAGAACAGCTACTAGGATAATACTAAGGAGCAGTAGCAGCAAAGAGGAATACCGTGGAGATCCTAAAATGCGAGGAGTTGGCTACTTGTACATTGAGTTCACTTGGATCATCAGACCAACTAATATTCCCCTTGGTCACCATCTTCGCAGGGTCAACACAGATCAACTGAGGTTTGTTGGTGAGGATCAGCTGGACCTTCTTATTTGATAGCTTATTAATCTTCTTCAGCTTAGATATCAACACTACAGATTCACCTGGCTCCAGGAAATCCTGCCTGCCACATTGTTAAAGCAATATGCACTGACATGAATCACCTCTCACTTGTGGAAAAATTGTGAGCATGTAGTCGACCGTTTCCCcccgttttcatttttcttttctctcCTGTAAGTATAATAAAATGTTGTGATAGTCTGTATTTACCATCTAGAGTCGAAGGAGTCGATGGAAGCTAATTTAGATACATGGGACCGTACTTCAGAAGATGACGCAGCACCATTATTCCCAACAGGGACATTTTGGTTGGCATGTGCACTTCCCATGTGTGACAACCAATCTGAATCTTGATTATCCTCATCCTCATTTGCCTGAATAGGGAGATCATCAGAATGATAAAGAGTAGAGTTAAGTGATTACACTGACATATGTAAGATAGCATACATTTGCCTCCACAGTGGGCTTTGGTGCACGCGTCTTCCTTATATTTTTCCAGTCAATACCTCTGAAGAAAGGATGCTTCTTCAAGGAAGCATAACCATCAGGTCCTGCACCTGGTCGTTTGGTTGGATCAACATCCTGCAGAATGAAGAGTTTAAGCAGGCCCTACTCGTTGGAAATTTGACTCAGAGATCTAAGGATGCAGCTTCTCTTTTGGCTGGAGTGGGGACTATGCAATTTCATTATGTATTTAGAATATTACTGTATCTGATAAACCATGAAATGATCAGAACTAGGACAAGAGTTGTTTTTATGCTGGTAGCATTTTTTTAAGAACCATATATAACTTAtgaccaaaaacaaaaaaaaatgcaagAAGTAATCTGTATAATTGTATACCAGCAACTTGTCAATGAGATCTCTTGCTTCATCCGAAAAGAACTCAGGAAATCTGAGATCCCTTGCAATAATTCGCTGGAAAATCAACCACTCACTGGCATCCTTAAATGGCGAAGAGCCGGAAAGCATTTGAAACAACGTGCACCCCAATGCCCACAAGTCATTTCTGCCAAGAAAACATAGAAACCCATCAGAAAAACGTGTATAAATCACTGCTTGTAACACCACAAAAAAAAAACACAGTTCTTTAGAAGCTTAACATCTTCGCAACTGGCAGCAAACTAGGGTTAGAGATACATCATGGAAGGTGGTTTTTCGTTGATGCAATGAACTTAAGTTATTCTTTCGTAACAGCTAAATAATGCATCAAGAATCTAATGTCTTCAGTTAAGAAAAGAAGAATCTAATGtcttcaaaaatagaatacaaCACTTACCATCTTATGCATACTCAGAAAAGGTGACTTTCTGATACAAATGTTGAACTGACAAGACATAGTACACAATACTATGCTGATGGGACAGACAGATACCAGAAATGCATTTCAGCTAGCACAATTTGTACCGACTGTTATTTTGTGTACCATCATCTTGAAGTCTTTGATGTTATAACATGAATTTTTCAACTTCTGCTAGTAACCTAAAGTCCAGAAGCATGACAACACTGATAGCTAGGGAAGTCGTCTACAAGATATGTTTTCTAGCAAGATAAGCTTTCGGACGTAGCCAATAAATGCACAGTGCTGGTGCTTAATAATGCGATTGAATACATCACTCAGAGTCAAAACATAAAATCACATCAAAGAATGCAGTACTGTAAATATCACAAAAGTAGAATTGTACCAAGAAAGCAAGGATTGTCAAGGGCATCAACAGATGAAGTTATTCACTTACCCAAAAGTTGCTGGGGCAGAGTTCAGGACCTCTGGTGGTACATATGCAGCTGTTCCAACAAATGTGCAGGCCCTCTCATCTGCACGGTAAGTGTAAGGAAAGCAGAACATTAAGAGCTTTACATCACCAAACACTAAGAGAATCCAGCTCTGCGTATGTTTATCTTACTAGTTGAATTTGGGAGGACTTTGATTGGAGTGTCCACAGTAGGCTTCACGCTACCAAAATCAGCAATCTTGATGTGTCCATCAGAAGTAAGGAGTAAATTTTCTGGCTGGGAGATCAAACAATGTGAGTAAGTCATTGTTGCTGATGGCATTAACTCAAAGACAAACATGAATCTCATGTACAATGAACAAACCTTCACATCCCGATGAATTAGGCCTACACTATGCAAATACTCCAGAATGTCAACAATTTCAGCGGCATAAAACCGTGCCTCGTCCTCAGACAGGCGGCCTTTCTGCAAGCAAAACCCAAGAATAAGAAGCAAGTATAGAAGAGGAACTAGCCACATTGTGAGCAGGTTGATGATACTAACCCGTACGATTTGGTCGAACAACTCCCCGCCTTCGCACGACTCCAGTGCCATGTCTGGACAGACAAAGAAATGCCGTGTTCAGCCAATGTAAGCATCCAAAATGCAACTAGGACTTCAGTAAAATAAAAGTGCCCAGTTGCTAATTAACTACTGTAattcaaagaaagaaagagaggCAGTGCTGACAGAGGGAGTATGTGTCCTGGAAGGTGAAGAAGAGCCTGATGACGCCCGGGTGATCGAGCTGGTCGAGCACGATGCGCTCCATCTTGACGTAGGAGATCTTGTTCTCCTTGGTGATGAACTTCTTGTCCATGATCTTGAGCGCGTAGACGTTGCCCGTGTCCTTCTTCCTGGCCCTGACCACCTGACGCAAAAACAAAGCGGCCTCAGCAACGGCAATTCCCACGATCCCGTTCCCCACGCGGCCACCAAGCCATGGGGTAAAAACAAGGAGGGAACCGTCCGTCCACTGGTTAATTAAACAACGACGACGCCAACACGATGGTGTGCCACCACTAACTACCTTGGAGTAGGAGCCGACGCCGTAGATCTTGCCGAGCTCGAAGTCGGCGGCGGTGAACTGCTCCTGCGGCGCGCGGAAGGCGATCCCGCCCCCGCCCGCAGTAGGGGAGGCCGCCGTGGGGGAGGCTGAGGCGGAAGCGGAGGCTGAGGAGGGGTTGGAGGGCGCGAGGCGCAGCCTGGCGGCGAAGTCCCTCTCCATGTCGTCGTCGCCGCCGACCGCCATTTGGCCGGAGCGATCAGGCGGGGCGGTATCTATAGGGGGAAGGGGCTGGGGGTGGCGCGGCGCGGCCTCCGATGGCGGAGGCGGTCAACGGGTGGAACCATCGGATTCGGCTTGGGAGGNNNNNNNNNNNNNNNNNNNNNNNNNNNNNNNNNNNNNNNNNNNNNNNNNNNNNNNNNNNNNNNNNNNNNNNNNNNNNNNNNNNNNNNNNNNNNNNNNNNNNNNNNNNNNNNNNNNNNNNNNNNNNNNNNNNNNNNNNNNNNNNNNNNNNNNNNNNNNNNNNNNNNNNNNNNNNNNNNNNNNNNNNNNNNNNNNNNNNNNNNNNNNNNNNNNNNNNNNNNNNNNNNNNNNNNCGGTGGGGCTGGGGTGGGGGTTGGGGTTGGGCGGAAGGGGAGGAAAGGAATCGAATCTAGGAGGAGGGAGGCTGGGGCTGGCTGCCCACAGTCGAGTCTacaggatgaggaggaagagagagCTTTCCATGTCTGTTGGTTGTTGGCTTGGCTTGGCTTGTGAGGAGTCGTGGGGAGAGAGAGGTGTGCGCGTGATCGAATCATGGGGATGAATGATGGATGGAGGGTCTGCCGGTCCGGGAGAGATGAACCAGAGGAACTGCccttcttttctgttttttttctcgtGATTTTTTTTTAGAAATTCTCGTGAATAAGTGTGTGAGAGACAAGGATTATTTGCTTTCACGTGGGCTGCTCGCTCGGTTTACCACATTTCCAAATCAAGGAATAGTAGGAAAACCGAAGAATTtagattgattttttttttgactggAACTCCATTTTCCTTGGGAATTTATATGCTTTCAGTCCAAAGCCTGTGGTTGTCTCGGGTCTGTTTctgcccactaaagcccatcaaagaAGCTCAAGGTTACAACCTTCAAAATAATCCTCTGGTTTATCGTTCTTGTTTTAGGAGGACATTACATATGAGAGTTATGGTGGAAttttagaagaagaaaaaaagttcTTCATGCTAAAGTCCGAGGAGGTCATGTGTAGTTGCTATGACGTCTGTCATGACATGTGACGGGTGGTCCaatggtggtaactcatttggcgtGAACCTTGCATGTTTCTCCTCTATTGCTGGACATTGGGATCAGGCTGTTCGACATGGGCTTTGTCAAAGATCACTTGTTGTGGAATCGGAATCACTTGCTCAAGAAGTGACGGCAAGACAGTCTCGAGCAAACCTCGCTAGCGTCCTTCGCGGTGGCGTGTGTTAAATTCTTGTGTGTCACAGTTATTTCCGGTAGATCCCTCGACATGGTACACTCGTCGGACGAGTACGTCGAATGGGAAGCGGAGAAGGTTTGCCtacgttcacacccttgcggaggaGGTAAAATCCAACTTCATGCTGAGTTGTACTAATTGCATATAGGGGGAGGGGGGTACAATGAGAGAGGGGTTGAGTATCAACTTTAGGTTTTGTTCCTATCGACTAACCTACCCTGACTTGTATGGGTATCGGGGTCTAGGGTTACATGATCCTAGTCGGTTGGAGGAGTCCTCCTGGACACCAGTCGCCTCGTCGTGTACTCCAAGTCCCCTGTGTCCATCTTATAGAGTTATAGCCGGGACATGGGCCGGTACGACCACCCAATGCAGGAGCCGACCTAGGGGGGCTCGAGACGGCCTCCGGTATGATGAGCCACCCCTGGGCTGTAACACCGCTAGTAGCCTCTGAACCGATCTTCGAGCCCAACTGCTCCTTGGTTGAAGAGGATCTAGAGGCGCCGACCTTTGTGGGCTTTTTAAGATCGAAACCTGTTCATCGAGCTCTCTCAGATGTAAATCTGCATTGTGTGTATTCTTGGTAAAATAAATTAAGGGCGTGTTCGGTACTCCTCCAACTCCTAACTCCTCTAACTCCCAGCCAGGAGTCCAGCCGAACGGCTTCACTCCAGAATTTACGTGAGAGAAACTGGCTAAAAACCTAGTGCAAAATCTGTGGAGTTGTGGAGTTAGGAAATCGTAGCTCCTCcagaactggatcaagagttcatagATAATTACCGGCCCCTGCTACCGCCAAGTGAACTCTTGGCGTAccggttcgctcccagtcgtctctCCCGTCGCGAGTCCCCCTCCTGTCCCCGACCAGGCCTATGGCCCAGCCCATCTTTCCCACACCTTTTGGACTGTCAGCCTGCTCCTGATGGGCCACAAAGGGGCGATTTTATGGGCTTTAGGCTCGCTCCCTTGTGCGAGCGAGAAACGATGACACCGAACAGATCGGTAGCTCCGGGATCGATCGTGAGAAGCTGGAGTTGGATtcctggagttggagttgaggattTATCGGCCACGGAGGGTTACCGAACACACCCTAAGTATCATGGTTGATGAATGATTTTCAAAAAGAATCTTGTTTATGTTGGTTGGGTCAAATCGTGCAAGTAATCTACCACGGTGACAAAAGGCAAAAAAAAGACTTGTATTGTGTTGTCGCCACTAAGGATAAAAAAtggttgtgtggtttgtcccgatgATAAAAACCTGGTGAAAACAATATACTATCAAcattatgtcatcttacttaatgcaatgctctgttttacttaatacttcGAGATGCATGTTAGACAGCGGGATTGGGATGGAGTATTAGTTGTAGATGCAGTTGAATAATGGTATATAGGTACAAGGACGTAATGTCTATATACAATAATGCatgaataatcataacatgatccaTTAGTTTATTTATTTACAATTATCAATATCTATCACGTTATACATCTAATCCTTATAACTAGCAAAACCGGAGGACTCGTACCCTTCGCGACCAAGTTGGGGACAAGAAAAGGTTGGTTAACTGTGTGCACGCTCATTAATCGAAGGCTGATAGTTCATACTAGTTCAATAAACCTTGATTCTCAACTAAGAAAAAAACTTTCTTAGtggactacatcatcccttccacttGGGATCCCGACAACTTATGTTAAAGTAGTAGCACCGGGCAACATTGTCCTTTGTCAACACAACACCTTGACGGAGGTACCACATGAAAATTTTAACTTTGACTGCTATCTTTGACTTTCATCTTTCTATTGTCCACTGGAATCTCCGAGTGCGAAAGCGTTCGGTACGTAGAGTCGATTGTACATGACCCATTTTTAGTTGCCACGATGAAAGACGGGATCATCCAAATTCCTCTAAAAGTATATATCCGATGGGGAGGAGTTCGATACTTGTGCAAGAGTACCAATCTTATCACGAATAATGTGGTGCAAGGCTCGATACAGTTCTCCCAGAGTTGCATTTCCTAGCCATGGTGCAAGGCTAGATAATGTGGTACCAATCTTATCATCCATGGTCCTTCGGTCTGCAACTCGCTACATTTGGCCACTCTATAATTTTTATTCTCACCGACCCACTGCGAGAAGAATATTCTACAATAATCCAGCCTTTGCAGGACCTTTTTTGGTGGTTGGAAAATGGGCATATAAAGAACCATGTTTGTGAGTACGAAATTGAGCAAAACAAGTTACCCCCCATGGAGAACAAATTGTCTTTCCAACTAGTCAAGCATATCTATAAGAATAAGCGTTGTTCAGCATATTTTCATTCCGAAACGGTGAGACGTCGATAATGTATCGGAATTCCATAGCATCTTTTTGGGAATTGAACTTGCATGCAGCCAAACAATTCGGTGTATTGAGCGGTCATCTCATTGACTTATACAAAACAGAACAATTCActcttatatatatgaaaaaattaaGACTGGGCATCTGCTCA
The Triticum dicoccoides isolate Atlit2015 ecotype Zavitan chromosome 3A, WEW_v2.0, whole genome shotgun sequence genome window above contains:
- the LOC119269755 gene encoding 3-phosphoinositide-dependent protein kinase 1-like isoform X1; this translates as MAVGGDDDMERDFAARLRLAPSNPSSASASASASPTAASPTAGGGGIAFRAPQEQFTAADFELGKIYGVGSYSKVVRARKKDTGNVYALKIMDKKFITKENKISYVKMERIVLDQLDHPGVIRLFFTFQDTYSLYMALESCEGGELFDQIVRKGRLSEDEARFYAAEIVDILEYLHSVGLIHRDVKPENLLLTSDGHIKIADFGSVKPTVDTPIKVLPNSTNERACTFVGTAAYVPPEVLNSAPATFGNDLWALGCTLFQMLSGSSPFKDASEWLIFQRIIARDLRFPEFFSDEARDLIDKLLDVDPTKRPGAGPDGYASLKKHPFFRGIDWKNIRKTRAPKPTVEANANEDEDNQDSDWLSHMGSAHANQNVPVGNNGAASSSEVRSHVSKLASIDSFDSRWQDFLEPGESVVLISKLKKINKLSNKKVQLILTNKPQLICVDPAKMVTKGNISWSDDPSELNVQVANSSHFRISTPKKVFVFEDAKQRAWQWKNAIEDLQHCQKN
- the LOC119269755 gene encoding 3-phosphoinositide-dependent protein kinase 1-like isoform X2 → MAVGGDDDMERDFAARLRLAPSNPSSASASASASPTAASPTAGGGGIAFRAPQEQFTAADFELGKIYGVGSYSKVVRARKKDTGNVYALKIMDKKFITKENKISYVKMERIVLDQLDHPGVIRLFFTFQDTYSLYMALESCEGGELFDQIVRKGRLSEDEARFYAAEIVDILEYLHSVGLIHRDVKPENLLLTSDGHIKIADFGSVKPTVDTPIKVLPNSTNERACTFVGTAAYVPPEVLNSAPATFGNDLWALGCTLFQMLSGSSPFKDASEWLIFQRIIARDLRFPEFFSDEARDLIDKLLDVDPTKRPGAGPDGYASLKKHPFFRGIDWKNIRKTRAPKPTVEANANEDEDNQDSDWLSHMGSAHANQNVPVGNNGAASSSEERKEK